The following coding sequences lie in one Amycolatopsis cihanbeyliensis genomic window:
- a CDS encoding class II aldolase/adducin family protein, whose protein sequence is MLLEDERAAVCEYARRMTADGLVVGTSGNVSVRSGDLVAVTPTGVDYDVLTPGDITVVSLDGSVVDGELRPTSELPMHLTVYREAADPEGAPVAAVVHTHSVHATAVSTLVDEVPPIHYMLAVIGPSARVASYATYGTPELAEAMLAALKGRRGCLLANHGTVTYGKDLAAAYHRAQQLEWLCRLWLLARSAGTPALLPQPEIEHIVTRLRGYGQPPR, encoded by the coding sequence ATGCTGCTGGAGGACGAGCGCGCGGCGGTGTGCGAGTACGCGCGCAGGATGACCGCCGACGGCCTGGTCGTCGGCACCTCGGGGAACGTGTCGGTGCGCTCCGGTGACCTGGTGGCCGTGACCCCCACCGGCGTGGACTACGACGTGCTGACGCCGGGGGACATCACCGTGGTCTCCCTTGACGGGTCCGTTGTGGACGGAGAGCTGCGGCCGACCAGCGAGCTGCCGATGCACCTCACCGTCTACCGCGAGGCCGCCGATCCCGAGGGCGCGCCGGTCGCCGCGGTCGTGCACACCCACTCGGTGCACGCGACGGCGGTGTCCACACTGGTCGATGAGGTGCCGCCGATCCACTACATGCTGGCGGTGATCGGGCCGAGCGCGCGGGTGGCGAGCTACGCGACCTACGGCACCCCGGAGCTGGCCGAGGCGATGCTCGCCGCGCTGAAGGGGCGCCGGGGCTGCCTGCTGGCCAACCACGGCACCGTCACCTACGGCAAGGACCTCGCCGCCGCCTACCACCGCGCCCAGCAGCTCGAGTGGCTCTGCCGGCTCTGGCTGCTGGCCCGCTCCGCGGGCACCCCCGCGCTGCTGCCGCAGCCCGAGATCGAGCACATCGTCACCAG